The following coding sequences are from one Brassica napus cultivar Da-Ae unplaced genomic scaffold, Da-Ae ScsIHWf_1459;HRSCAF=2050, whole genome shotgun sequence window:
- the LOC125597419 gene encoding uncharacterized protein LOC125597419 — MKHIIFVSGKWKVEKTKWLFEADNDRESILVAANEGTQFEDFVKIIFEDYGVDFAENNLELRYIFPKRNLHNQSINIPPVKIGNDWQFHAFLALHKVEDVQLCVEFKANKSAGEGDGEDQKQPIQGDDPLCEDEEDTDEEGDSFNYCDDSDGATSDDENFTAYGLPPDHVEEVHGSSTKMIYARALKTEERESPKSLSYLRTFKFDVGQSYNSKDALETRLKICSAVQKFDFDVHASTRSLLFIKCWLKGCTWKLRATPVGNSAKFTIRVYVDEHTCSVTERSSRSRQATPEILGLLYKDYIGGVDPYILPRHVNNAMNMSFRIKMDYWKAHRTLIVARDLVMGSSESGYEELPTYLHMIRMANPGTLTRLEIDANNRFKYLFLAFNASITGFPFMRKVVVVDGTFLQENDESWTWFFRQLSRVIPDDEGLALIYDRHK, encoded by the exons ATGAAACACATAATTTTCGTCTCTGGTAAGtggaaagttgagaaaactaAGTGGTTATTTGAAGCGGATAATGACAGAGAAAGCATATTAGTGGCTGCGAATGAGGGCACTCAATTTGAGGATTTTGTGAAAATCATATTTGAAGATTACGGAGTTGATTTTGCAGAAAACAATTTGGAACTGAGGTACATTTTTCCAAAGCGGAATCTACACAATCAAAGCATCAATATACCACCTGTGAAAATAGGAAACGATTGGCAGTTTCATGCATTCTTGGCTCTTCACAAAGTTGAGGACGTTCAACTGTGTGTTGAATTTAAAGCGAACAAAAGTGCTGGGGAAGGAGATGGCGAAGATCAGAAACAACCCATACAAGGAGATGACCCGTTGTgtgaagacgaagaagataCAGATGAAGAAGGTGATAGTTTCAATTACTGCGATGACTCTGATGGAGCAACATCTGACGATGAAAACTTTACTGCGTATGGGCTTCCACCAGATCATGTAGAAGAGGTTCATGGATCTTCTACAAAGATGATATATGCAAGAGCCCTAAAGACAGAAGAAAGAGAGTCTCCAAAGAGTCTGTCCTATTTGCGCACATTCAAATTTGACGTAGGACAGAGTTATAATTCGAAAGATGCATTGGAGACACGTCTGAAGATATGTTCAGCTGTCCAaaagtttgattttgatgtCCACGCATCAACACGTTCACTGCTGTTTATAAAATGTTGGTTAAAAGGATGTACATGGAAGCTAAGAGCTACACCAGTAGGTAATTCTGCGAAGTTTACAATCCGAGTGTATGTAGATGAACATACCTGCTCCGTAACAGAACGTTCATCTCGTTCCCGACAAGCTACTCCTGAAATTCTTGGACTCTTGTACAAAGACTATATTGGTGGGGTTGATCCATATATTTTGCCACGTCATGTTAATAATGCTATGAACATGAGCTTCAGAATCAAG ATGGATTACTGGAAAGCTCATCGTACACTTATAGTTGCTAGAGATCTCGTAATGGGTTCTTCAGAGAGTGGATACGAGGAACTACCTACTTACCTCCACATGATTAGAATGGCAAATCCGGGGACTTTAACTCGACTGGAAATTGATGCAAACAATAGATTTAAGTACTTATTCCTTGCATTCAACGCTAGCATTACCGGATTTCCATTTATGAGGAAGGTTGTGGTGGTTGATGGAACTTTTTTGCAAG AGAATGATGAATCATGGACATGGTTTTTCCGCCAACTCAGCCGTGTGATACCAGATGATGAAGGATTGGCGTTAATTTATGACAGACACAAGTAG